One Apis cerana isolate GH-2021 linkage group LG15, AcerK_1.0, whole genome shotgun sequence DNA window includes the following coding sequences:
- the LOC107996322 gene encoding uncharacterized protein LOC107996322 produces the protein MEPEEPLLQGILLLPPQGMLGQLKKSWHKRFCQLFRTSNYGIKRVEIYDNQEEAIMQSHAPRIITLDACIKIAPSNQSHVFTVVTKSGIHYFGCYSESDMTHWITAFQLVAFKDSVSNQTIEENNDLYCTSGEGVFSVKVVETDASKRCGLETRNYTLIVAAVDIKLMDGDVVLFTWPYRYIRRYGYKDGKFIFEAGRKCESGEGSFRLEHSSQQEIFRCMYSKMRSMKKLMNEESNPNIECNDAQYHAALSMEAGSRAALPPSPNNSANLIDIDFSPQNSQKQSSSSSNLDTSLSSKPSLPIIKPKPAKPPRKYVFTGILDKRNVDLESSDLPTCGEYKALNRDNSPEMSQKTIGSSILDDEERHPYDLVEVRNDAWKTHGIDNIHHTERSNSSHSDKDKENEDDFQYETMMPMITSQNSSKSKPNITENSVTNSPISPINHIPNDESDYDKLEHFGSANSKINQKSSYKFGNFNNVSQNSYSTASLNNTVTDTNAIWSNYDIVEDMSAVRLADDSHLGYGVIRKKTNHSESASTSSNIGPKHKVFNNSEYAIVSKPKRV, from the exons aaatCTTGGCATAAAAGATTTTGTCAGCTGTTTAGGACTAGTAACTATGGAATCAAACGtgttgaaatatatgataatcaaGAAGAAGCTATAATGCAATCACATGCTCCTCGTATCATCACATTAGATGCATGCATCAAAATTGCACCTAGTAATCAGTCACATGTATTTAct GTTGTGACTAAGTCAGGCATTCATTATTTTGGATGTTATTCTGAATCTGATATGACTCATTGGATTACTGCATTTCAATTAGTAGCATTTAAAGATAGTGTATCTAATCAgacaatagaagaaaataatgatctaTATTGTACCAGTGGAGAAGGAGTATTTTCTGTTAAAGTTGTAGAAACAGATGCATCTAAACGATGTGGTTTAGAAACTAGAAACTATACACTTATAGTAGCTGcagttgatattaaattaatggatGGAGATGTAGTTTTATTCACTTGGCCATATCGATATATTAGGAGATATGGTTACAAGgatggaaaattcatttttgaagcAGGAAGAAAATGTGAATCTGGAGAAGGTTCTTTCCGCTTGGAACATAGCAGTcaacaagaaatttttcgttGTATGTATTCCAAAATGagatcaatgaaaaaattaatgaatgagGAAAGTAATCCAAACATTGAATGCAATGATGCTCAATATCATGCAGCTTTATCAATGGAAGCTGGATCAAGAGCAGCATTACCTCCTTCTCCAAATAATTCTGctaatttaatcgatattgatttttcacctcaaaattctcaaaaacaaTCGAGTTCTTCATCTAATTTAGATACTAGTTTATCTTCGAAGCCTTCTTTGCCTATTATTAAACCAAAACCTGCGAAACCTCCgcgaaaatatgtttttacagGTATATTAGATAAGAGAAATGTAGATCTTGAATCATCAGATTTACCTACGTGCGGAGAATACAAAGCGTTAAATCGAGATAATTCACCGGAGATGTCTCAAAAAACAATAGGAAGTTCCATATTAGATGATGAAGAGAGACATCCTTATGATTTAGTAGAAGTAAGAAATGATGCATGGAAAACACATGGTATTGATAATATACATCATACAGAGAGATCAAATTCGTCACATAGTGACAAAGACAAAGAGAATGAAGATGATTTCCAATATGAAACAATGATGCCTATGATTACATCCCAAAACTCATCAAAAAGTAAACCTAATATTACGGAGAATTCAGTAACGAATAGTCCAATATCGCCGATAAATCATATTCCTAATGATGAATCTGATTATGATAAACTAGAACATTTTGGTTCcgcaaattctaaaattaatcaaaaaagttcatacaaatttggaaattttaataatgtatctcaaaattcatattctactgcttctttaaataatactgTAACAGATACAAATGCTATATGGTCTAATTATGATATTGTCGAAGATATGTCTGCTGTTAGATTGGCAGATGATAGTCACCTTGGATATGGTGTCattagaaagaaaacaaatcaTTCTGAATCTGCATCTACTAGCAGTAATATTGGTCCAAAGCATAAAGTGTTTAATAATAGTGAATATGCAATTGTATCAAAACCAAAAAgggtataa
- the LOC107996267 gene encoding uncharacterized protein LOC107996267, which yields MFSLRQIIRYGTQLTFTREFKNLHQISLIRKGKFNFDLRDSIFIRTKTNLSESLEKEVNEDAKKKVLGKIEAKIKVMFTCKKCNFRNGKIISKLAYEKGLVIIRCDGCKNNHLIADNLGWFEELKNKRNIERLLAAKGETVRKVLNDVDGYIEVVAKAEFDLIQHNKEREQRLIEEQKDIHNKNEKVTSSKELK from the coding sequence ATGTTTTCATTACGGCAAATAATTCGATACGGAACACAATTGACATTTAcgagagaatttaaaaatttacatcagatctcattaattcgaaaaggaaaatttaattttgatttacgtgattcaatttttattcgaacgaaAACTAATCTTTCTGAATCACTAGAAAAAGAAGTTAATGAAGATGCTAAGAAAAAAGTGCTTGGCAAAATTGAAGCTAAAATCAAAGTGATGTTTACATGTAAAAAgtgtaattttcgaaatggaaaaattatatcgaaattagCTTATGAAAAAGGATTAGTTATAATTCGTTGTGATGgttgtaaaaataatcatttaattgctGATAATCTTGGATGGTTtgaggaattaaaaaataagcgaAATATTGAAAGGTTATTGGCGGCAAAAGGAGAAACAGTTCGAAAAGTGTTAAATGATGTTGATGGATATATCGAAGTAGTTGCTAAAGcagaatttgatttaatacaacataataaagaaagagaacAACGTTTAATTGAAGAACAAaaagatatacataataaaaatgaaaaggttACATCTTCgaaggaattaaaataa
- the LOC107996253 gene encoding transmembrane emp24 domain-containing protein eca: MLKYGIFLVLLCILEYGTGLYFHIAETERKCFMEDIPDETTVLVNYKVELYDPRTGGFAPSSPGMGMHVQVRDPDDKTILSRVYSSEGRFSFTSFMPGEHIICLYSNTSSWFSGAQLRVHLDIQVGEHAIDYSNTAHKEKFTELQLRIHQLLDQVEQITKEQNYQRYREERFRQTSESTHRRVFWWSLIQTVIVLIMGTWQMRHLKSFFEAKKLV; this comes from the exons ATGTTAAAATAcggtatatttttagtattattgtGTATTCTCGAATATGGTACAGgactttattttcatattgctGAAACTGAACGAAAGTGTTTCATGGAAGATATTCCAGATGAAACGACTGTTTTAg taAATTACAAAGTTGAATTATATGATCCAAGAACCGGTGGATTCGCCCCGAGTAGCCCGGGAATGGGAATGCACGTGCAAGTTCGAGATCCAGATGATAAAACGATTCTTTCCAGAGTGTATAGTTCAGAAGgaagattttcttttacttctttCATGCCTGGAGAGCATATAATTTGCTTATATTCTAACACTAGTTCCTGGTTCAGTGGTGCTCAATTa agAGTGCATTTGGACATTCAAGTTGGTGAACATGCTATTGATTATTCCAATACAGCTCACAAGGAAAAATTTACTGAGCTACAATTGAGGATACATCAACTTCTTGATCAAGTGGAACAAATAACAAAGGAACAAAATTATCAGAGG TATCGAGAAGAACGTTTCAGGCAAACATCTGAAAGTACACATCGCCGTGTATTCTGGTGGTCTTTAATACAAACTGTGATTGTATTGATTATGGGTACATGGCAAATGAGACATTTGAAAAGTTTCTTTGAAGCTAAGAAACTAGTATAA
- the LOC107996252 gene encoding DDRGK domain-containing protein 1, translated as MDVTLLAFFAVLIIALILICTVFLRQKSAARKKQTNVERVAQGRPIRRAAGQRNARRRMQATSSQQIEEDDNGSGNEANDEADEKPSTPDFKMGAKKRAKLAAKSEKKAQREAAEREREERKKREQLLQEERDKQYEKEKAEELKQEEAERKAREEKEKREYEEYLKMKEAFSVEEEGYDQEIKEDEENLLEQFLQYIKQNKVVVLEDLAAYFNLKTASVIERIQELQATGNLTGVIDDRGKFIYISQEELEAVAKFVRQRGRISITELAENSNRLINLNPGKQSMVEAR; from the exons atggaCGTTACGTTATTAGCTTTTTTCGCTGTTTTGATCATTGCATTGATTCTCATTTGTACAGTGTTTTTAAGACAAAAATCCG CTGCAcgaaaaaaacaaacgaaTGTAGAAAGAGTTGCACAAGGTAGACCAATAAGGCGAGCAGCAGGTCAAAGAAATGCTAGACGTCGTATGCAAGCAACTTCTAGTCAACAAATTGAAGAAGATGATAATGGGTCTGGAAATGAAGCAAATGATGAGGCAGATGAAAAGCCATCCACTCCTGATTTCAAAATGGGTGCAAAAAAGAGAGCAAAATTAGCAGCTAAATCAGAAAAGAAAGCTCAAAGAGAAGCTgctgaaagagaaagagaagagcgTAAAAAAAGGGAACAACTTCTTcaagaagaaagagataaacaatatgaaaaagaaaaagcagaagaattaaaacaagaagaagCAGAAAGGAAAGctagagaggaaaaagaaaaaagagaatatgaagaatatttgaaaatgaaagaagcaTTTAGTGTAGAAGAAGAAGGATATGATCAAGAGATcaaagaagatgaagaaaatcTATTGGAACAGtttcttcaatatattaaacaaaacaaagTGGTGGTTCTTGAAGATTTGGCTGcatactttaatttaaaaacagcAAGTGTAATAGAAAGAATTCAAGAGCTTCAAGCAACTGGAAATTTAACTGGAGTTATTGATGAcagaggaaaatttatttatatttctcaggAAGAACTTGAAGCTGTAGCAAAGTTTGTCAGACAACGTGGTAGAATCAGTATTACTGAATTAGCTGAAAATTCAAACCGTTTGATTAATCTAAATCCAGGAAAACAAAGTATGGTGGAAGCTAGatga